One Brassica napus cultivar Da-Ae chromosome C4, Da-Ae, whole genome shotgun sequence genomic region harbors:
- the LOC125586234 gene encoding uncharacterized protein LOC125586234 yields MGRLGEAVSSQTSVFLGCAGHQCGFMGVEEVTQTETFGENLPASCRDPGIHLLVDQIKAFPIVLSTDTEDAALWKKDVNEFQKVFTAHNTWNLIRMQKVVQPWSRIVWFPQNVPRFAFVAWLAIKDRLAMRHRLSSWGQGLACGCVFCGGPDEIRDHLFFACPYTFTLWIDVVGSLMGTSPDPDWYITLEQLDHRSHDRLTTILLRLAYQVTIYYIWRERNERKHNNIAKPVRQLARIVDKTIRSRIMSTRYYKKPKLRGLLQRWFTIRLSTA; encoded by the exons ATGGGTCGCTTGGGTGAAGCGGTATCTTCTCAAACAAGTGTCTTTTTGGGATGTGCGGGACACCAGTGCGGGTTCATGGGTGTGGAGGAAGTTACTCAAACTGAGACCTTTGGCGAAAACCTTCCTGC GTCCTGCAGAGACCCTGGTATTCATTTACTCGTGGACCAGATAAAAGCTTTCCCTATAGTGTTATCTACTGATACTGAGGACGCAGCTCTCTGGAAGAAGGATGTGAATGAGTTCCAGAAGGTTTTCACAGCGCACAATACTTGGAATCTGATCCGAATGCAAAAGGTGGTGCAACCATGGAGTAGGATTGTCTGGTTTCCGCAAAATGTTCCTAGATTTGCGTTTGTAGCGTGGCTTGCAATAAAGGACAGGTTAGCTATGAGGCATCGTTTGAGCAGCTGGGGTCAAGGGCTAGCCTGTGGTTGTGTCTTCTGTGGTGGACCTGATGAGATTAGAGACCATCTATTTTTTGCTTGCCCCTATACGTTCACCCTATGGATTGACGTCGTTGGCTCTCTAATGGGCACATCCCCTGATCCTGATTGGTACATCACACTAGAACAACTTGATCATCGTTCGCATGACAGGTTAACTACTATCCTACTCCGTTTGGCATACCAGGTGACTATCTACTACATCTGGAGAGAGCGGAATGAAAGAAAGCACAACAACATAGCAAAGCCTGTCCGGCAACTTGCTCGCATTGTTGACAAAACCATTCGCAGTCGTATTATGTCTACCAGATACTACAAGAAGCCTAAGTTGAGAGGACTCCTCCAAAGATGGTTCACAATACGACTTAGTACAGCTTAA
- the LOC106366031 gene encoding ATP-dependent DNA helicase PIF1-like has protein sequence MLVSSCLSQPHVVWEATWEYLTEDVLYKKRRETGRLDMNLTIEQIKNISLTEIENHLLSNGRSLKKWKLMPKPEDFGCYNGNRLIDDELKYVVEDQLKENETLMAMITDEQRRVYNQISDAVLNDSGGVFFLYGYGGTGKTFVYKALSSAIRSRGMIVLNTASSGIAALLLEGGRTAHFRFGIPIDIDEFSTCKKMEPGSDHAELVKAAKLIVWDEAPMMSRHCFETLDCSMRDIIRSSEDKPFGGKVVVFGGDFRQILPVIPGGDRAETVLAALNSSYHWEHCKVLKLTKNMRLLAGLTDDATKELESFSKWILDIGDGKINLHNDDQVEIDIPSDLLITNSGEDPIQTIAKELPGEKKVYLSSDNIIPSDVDIKENVVYPTEFLNSVKIDGLPRHCLKLNGGAPILCLCNMDVTDGLCNGTRLIVTQLLPHVIQGRIITGNDISGESVWIPRMFVTPPDTKFPFKMRRKQFPFTLAFAMTINKSQGQTLEMSVCFYLD, from the exons ATGTTGGTATCCAGCTGCTTATCTCAGCCTCATGTTGTGTGGGAGGCTACTTGGGAGTATCTTACCGAAGATGTCCTTTACAAGAAGCGGAGAGAAACAGGACGACTtg ATATGAACTTAACCATAGAACAGATCAAAAATATTTCTCTTACTGAGATTGAAAATCATTTGCTCAGCAATGGTCGCAGCCTCAAAAAATGGAAGCTCATGCCAAAGCCAGAAGATTTTGGATGTTACAACGGCAATCGCCTTATAGATGATGAGCTTAAATATGTTGTGGAAGATCAGCTTAAGGAAAATGAAACACTCATGGCGATGATAACAGATGAGCAAAGAAGAGTATACAACCAGATTTCGGATGCAGTTTTAAATGATAGCGGTGGAGTGTTCTTTCTTTATGGTTATGGAGGCACAGGAAAAACCTTCGTATACAAAGCACTCTCATCAGCCATCCGATCTAGAGGTATGATTGTCTTAAATACTGCATCTAGTGGAATCGCTGCATTATTGTTGGAAGGAGGTAGAACTGCACATTTCAGATTTGGTATTCCGATAGACATAGATGAATTCAGTACTTGCAAGAAAATGGAGCCAGGATCAGATCATGCAGAACTGGTTAAAGCGGCAAAGCTAATTGTATGGGATGAGGCGCCTATGATGAGCAGGCACTGTTTCGAGACTTTGGATTGCAGTATGCGTGATATTATTAGATCTTCTGAAGACAAGCCTTTTGGGGGTAAAGTTGTTGTTTTCGGTGGTGATTTCAGACAGATTTTACCGGTTATACCTGGAGGAGATAGAGCAGAGACTGTTTTGGCGGCTCTGAATTCGTCATATCATTGGGAGCACTGCAAAGTTTTGAAGCTAACAAAAAACATGAGATTGCTTGCTGGTCTTACTGATGATGCAACAAAAGAGCTTGAATCTTTCTCAAAATGGATTTTGGATATTGGagatggaaaaataaatttgcaTAACGACGACCAAGTTGAGATTGACATCCCTTCGGATTTGCTGATAACAAACAGTGGAGAAGATCCTATTCAAACTATTGCAAAAGAG TTGCCAG GTGAAAAGAAGGTTTACCTTAGCTCTGACAACATTATTCCATCTGATGTTGACATAAAAGAAAATGTGGTATATCCTACAGAGTTTTTGAACAGTGTTAAAATCGATGGACTGCCTAGACACTGTTTAAAGCTCAACGGTGGTGCTCCTATCTTGTGTCTTTGTAACATGGATGTTACGGATGGCTTATGCAATGGTACTCGGCTGATTGTTACTCAGTTATTGCCCCATGTGATACAAGGTAGAATTATAACGGGCAACGATATTTCCGGAGAGTCAGTTTGGATCCCGAGAATGTTCGTCACACCACCTGACACAAAGTTTCCCTTCAAAATGCGTCGAAAACAGTTTCCATTTACGTTGGCTTTTGCGATGACTATCAATAAAAGTCAAGGTCAAACGCTGGAAATGTCTGTTTGTTTCTACCTAGACTAG